A genome region from Lactobacillus sp. ESL0791 includes the following:
- the thiD gene encoding bifunctional hydroxymethylpyrimidine kinase/phosphomethylpyrimidine kinase, whose product MTEEINSFPQVLTIAGTDSGGGAGIMADLKTFQMQHVFGTAVVVAVTAQNTLGVQASYLLPLKMIDQQCSSLAADFHIRACKTGMLGDAAHVHQVALNLQKYDFGFTTIDPVMVAKGGAPLLSEDAVTVVKKELLPLADLVTPNLPEAEKLTGQKVTKQEQYPDLAAQLQNYGVKNVMIKGGHFPDEQAKDYILLEDGNSFWVSSPRTHTKRTHGTGDTLASCITAQIALGKDLPTAIKLAKKYVTATIKDTIQVGHGHGPLNHWAKAR is encoded by the coding sequence ATGACTGAAGAAATTAATTCATTTCCGCAAGTTTTAACAATTGCGGGTACCGATTCCGGCGGCGGTGCCGGTATCATGGCGGACCTCAAGACTTTTCAGATGCAGCATGTTTTTGGCACAGCTGTGGTTGTGGCAGTAACCGCGCAAAACACACTGGGAGTTCAGGCCTCATATTTATTGCCACTCAAAATGATTGATCAGCAATGTTCATCCCTAGCCGCTGATTTCCATATCCGAGCATGTAAGACGGGCATGTTGGGCGATGCTGCTCACGTTCACCAAGTCGCATTAAATTTGCAAAAGTACGATTTTGGTTTCACAACAATTGATCCGGTTATGGTGGCAAAAGGCGGTGCCCCCCTTTTAAGTGAAGATGCAGTTACAGTTGTCAAAAAGGAACTTTTGCCTCTGGCAGATTTGGTCACTCCCAACCTGCCTGAAGCAGAAAAATTAACCGGACAAAAAGTGACCAAGCAAGAGCAATATCCAGACTTGGCAGCGCAATTGCAAAATTATGGCGTTAAAAATGTCATGATTAAGGGCGGCCACTTTCCTGATGAACAGGCAAAAGACTATATTTTGCTAGAAGACGGCAATTCGTTTTGGGTAAGCAGTCCGCGAACACATACCAAGCGAACTCATGGCACGGGCGATACGCTTGCATCATGCATTACAGCCCAAATTGCCTTAGGTAAAGATCTGCCAACAGCAATTAAACTAGCTAAAAAATACGTCACGGCAACAATCAAAGATACGATCCAAGTCGGTCACGGTCACGGGCCCCTGAACCACTGGGCAAAGGCAAGGTAA
- the thiM gene encoding hydroxyethylthiazole kinase: protein MQLKLLDQLRQQNPVVLNISNFVTVQDVANGLNAIGASPIMSQEIAEAEPMVKMAGAVQLNLGTLTKVQIAQTLKAGELANQFHKPIVLDPVAVGAVNYRLEVAQKCLTAFHADIIRGNAGEVAALGGFTWNAKGIDAGEGSGNIDEIAKATAQKYHCVVISSGATDTITDGKKVVHVNNGTPLFQVHVGSGDMLSSITAAFAAISPDNLFEAAQTATLVFGAVGELVAQEHPEAGPGTFAVYLMDYLAKAQVADLEKIVSYD from the coding sequence ATGCAATTAAAATTATTAGATCAGCTGCGGCAACAAAACCCGGTAGTTTTAAATATTTCCAATTTTGTCACCGTGCAAGATGTGGCCAACGGGCTAAACGCAATCGGCGCTTCACCAATTATGAGCCAGGAAATTGCCGAGGCAGAGCCAATGGTCAAAATGGCCGGTGCCGTACAATTAAATCTGGGTACTTTAACTAAAGTACAGATTGCGCAAACGCTGAAAGCGGGAGAATTAGCCAATCAGTTTCATAAGCCTATCGTTCTTGATCCGGTGGCAGTTGGTGCTGTTAACTACCGGTTAGAAGTTGCGCAAAAATGTTTAACTGCATTTCATGCCGATATTATTCGCGGTAATGCTGGCGAGGTTGCTGCTTTAGGCGGGTTTACCTGGAATGCCAAGGGAATTGACGCAGGTGAAGGCAGCGGTAATATTGATGAAATTGCTAAAGCTACGGCCCAGAAATATCACTGTGTGGTCATTTCCAGCGGAGCAACTGATACAATTACTGATGGCAAAAAAGTTGTTCATGTTAACAACGGCACACCGCTATTTCAAGTTCACGTTGGTTCCGGCGATATGCTTTCAAGTATCACGGCCGCTTTTGCCGCCATCAGTCCAGACAATTTATTCGAAGCAGCGCAAACTGCCACTTTAGTTTTCGGTGCGGTTGGTGAATTAGTTGCCCAAGAGCATCCTGAAGCTGGTCCTGGAACTTTTGCTGTCTATTTAATGGATTACTTAGCCAAAGCACAGGTTGCTGATTTAGAAAAAATCGTTTCTTACGATTAA
- a CDS encoding DMT family transporter, translated as MVTQKQRQLWAFLAGLACVMWGISGLFAKSLFNYSSEITPIWLSQVRMVTSGIILLISAGIMGQKPLATLKNKHDALTLVAYGIFGLLPVQLFYFITVQKANASIATILQFIGPFFVMAYMTLTHKQTLRRLDLIAAFAAFIGVVLLATHGDFSHLAITPEVLMWGLLAAMGVATNTLIPINILHRVSSLVVTGWGLLASGICLIIVHPQMPHLAHPSQIIFPVSMVVIIGTLIPFQLMTNSLRFIKPTTASLLDAFEPFSATIGSVLCFGLVLKPLDWVGSILVVLAAMALNIMPRKKKSKIDSM; from the coding sequence ATGGTAACGCAAAAGCAGAGACAATTATGGGCATTTTTGGCAGGATTAGCCTGCGTGATGTGGGGGATTTCCGGCTTATTTGCTAAATCTTTGTTTAATTATAGCTCGGAAATTACACCGATTTGGCTGTCACAGGTGAGAATGGTCACTTCTGGCATTATCTTGTTGATTTCTGCGGGAATTATGGGACAAAAACCGCTAGCAACGCTGAAAAATAAGCATGATGCACTGACACTTGTTGCCTATGGCATTTTTGGCTTGCTGCCGGTACAGCTCTTTTATTTCATCACCGTGCAAAAGGCTAATGCGTCGATTGCAACCATCTTGCAATTTATTGGCCCCTTTTTTGTGATGGCCTACATGACACTGACGCATAAGCAAACTTTGCGGCGGCTGGATTTAATTGCCGCTTTTGCTGCTTTTATAGGTGTGGTTTTGCTGGCAACGCATGGTGATTTCAGTCACTTGGCGATTACGCCAGAGGTGTTGATGTGGGGCTTGTTAGCAGCAATGGGTGTTGCTACTAATACTCTGATCCCCATTAATATTTTGCACCGGGTTTCCAGCTTAGTAGTGACTGGCTGGGGCTTGTTAGCGTCAGGCATCTGTCTAATTATTGTTCATCCGCAAATGCCGCACTTAGCTCATCCCAGTCAAATTATTTTTCCGGTCAGCATGGTTGTTATTATCGGCACCTTAATTCCTTTTCAATTGATGACCAATTCATTGCGCTTTATTAAACCAACAACTGCTAGTTTGCTTGATGCCTTTGAACCATTTTCAGCTACAATTGGTTCGGTATTGTGTTTTGGTTTGGTGTTGAAGCCGCTAGACTGGGTTGGCTCAATCTTGGTGGTTTTAGCGGCGATGGCGTTAAATATTATGCCGCGCAAGAAGAAATCTAAGATTGACTCAATGTAG
- a CDS encoding type II toxin-antitoxin system RelB/DinJ family antitoxin, whose translation MPIKEKKRIQVQVDKDLANDTEKILNELGMTPTTAITLLYKQIAADGAFPFRPALSASEKATLQFLKETEDTPVTTFTTDEEVQDWLDDPDED comes from the coding sequence ATGCCGATTAAAGAGAAAAAGAGAATTCAAGTACAAGTTGATAAGGATTTAGCAAATGATACAGAAAAAATCTTAAATGAATTAGGGATGACGCCTACAACCGCAATAACCTTACTTTATAAACAGATAGCTGCAGATGGAGCTTTTCCTTTTCGTCCAGCTTTGAGTGCAAGTGAAAAAGCTACCTTACAATTTTTAAAAGAAACTGAAGACACACCTGTAACTACCTTTACAACCGATGAAGAGGTGCAAGATTGGCTGGACGATCCGGATGAAGACTAA
- a CDS encoding TetR/AcrR family transcriptional regulator, with the protein MVNIHTSEQKNAKRQQIMQAAITLFAKQSYADITMQQIATAAGSSKGTLFNYFATKEDLFMCILLEDYQVYLGKISSWVSEQKLISKDDFVQLMVEQTKNLIKSHSVLVRLNAIRGPVLEGKANMHETLLRRNQLYQVSKDLGQHLTEKTGNLLSQGQFSHLFIIQSGIISGLMNMSSLSSFNHQKINTIYPDFEIDLIPEAQRQMRYYLTEFLKEHENNGTSKNS; encoded by the coding sequence ATGGTTAATATTCATACTAGCGAGCAGAAAAATGCTAAACGTCAGCAAATTATGCAGGCTGCAATTACTTTATTTGCGAAGCAGAGTTATGCGGATATCACCATGCAGCAAATTGCTACTGCGGCGGGCAGCTCCAAGGGCACGCTTTTTAATTATTTTGCAACTAAAGAGGACCTCTTCATGTGCATTCTGCTGGAAGATTATCAGGTTTATTTAGGCAAGATTAGCAGCTGGGTCAGCGAGCAGAAATTAATTAGTAAAGATGATTTTGTTCAGTTAATGGTAGAGCAGACCAAAAATTTAATTAAGAGTCATTCGGTTTTGGTACGGTTGAACGCAATTCGCGGCCCTGTGCTAGAAGGTAAGGCCAATATGCACGAAACACTACTGCGACGGAACCAACTGTATCAAGTTAGTAAAGATTTAGGGCAGCATTTAACAGAGAAAACTGGAAATTTATTGTCACAGGGACAGTTCAGCCACCTGTTTATTATTCAGAGTGGCATTATTAGCGGCTTAATGAATATGTCATCATTGTCGAGTTTTAATCATCAGAAGATCAATACTATTTATCCCGATTTTGAAATTGATTTAATACCAGAGGCACAGCGGCAGATGCGTTATTATTTAACCGAATTTTTAAAGGAGCATGAAAATAATGGAACAAGCAAGAATTCGTAA
- the lepA gene encoding translation elongation factor 4, whose protein sequence is MEQARIRNFAIIAHIDHGKSTLADRIMELTKTVSEREKSNQLLDDMEVEQEHGVTVKARTVRNYYQARDGQEYEYNLIDTPGHVDFSYEVAKSLTATEGALLLVDATQGVQAQTIANYRIAKKNHLVLIPVINKIDVASADVEQTLVQLHELDESFTKENTLMISAKTGKGVPEVLEAIKERIPAPQGDAAKPLKALVFDSLYDPYQGVVAYVRLLDGHLGQDKNLQFMQTNFDFLAKSIGIFSPNMHEQKELSAGEVGYVVTGIKDPKEVRVGDTLTAKKNPTAEALPGYQTAKQMVYAGLYPKNNDFPALKEAITKLSLNDTSFSYTEERSEALGVGFRCGFLGAFHLQIIRERLHDEYGLDVLTTAPNVTYYVYLKNGQKMQINNPAQFPAFGLIDYVEEPFVEAEITVPSDNLNAVLKLIEQHKGSLLDMDNNGELILVTSKMPLSEVAYHFFSELKSVSHGYASLNTEFSDYEVSDLVKVEVDINYAPVDSLAFVVHRQDAPQMTQKLVRELKMTVPRQLYPTPVQAIVEGKALARVDVPPLRKNAAVSGEKKSISKKASLLRRQSMNKRRATQNNIKLPQSVFNAILEL, encoded by the coding sequence ATGGAACAAGCAAGAATTCGTAATTTTGCAATTATTGCCCACATTGATCACGGCAAATCGACCTTGGCCGACCGGATAATGGAGTTAACTAAAACCGTGAGTGAGCGTGAGAAGAGCAACCAACTGCTTGATGACATGGAAGTGGAGCAGGAGCACGGCGTTACAGTTAAGGCGCGAACGGTCCGCAACTATTATCAGGCACGTGACGGGCAAGAATACGAATATAATTTAATCGACACCCCGGGTCACGTTGATTTCAGCTATGAGGTTGCCAAAAGCTTAACGGCCACGGAGGGTGCACTCTTATTGGTTGATGCAACTCAAGGCGTACAGGCACAGACAATTGCTAATTATCGGATTGCTAAGAAAAATCACCTGGTTCTAATTCCGGTAATCAATAAAATTGATGTGGCTTCAGCCGATGTTGAACAGACCCTAGTGCAGCTGCATGAACTGGATGAGAGTTTTACCAAGGAAAATACTCTAATGATTTCAGCTAAAACGGGCAAAGGTGTGCCAGAGGTACTGGAAGCGATTAAGGAGCGAATTCCCGCTCCTCAGGGGGATGCGGCTAAACCGTTAAAAGCCCTGGTGTTTGATTCTCTGTACGATCCCTACCAAGGGGTTGTTGCCTATGTGCGGCTGCTTGATGGACACCTCGGTCAGGACAAAAACTTGCAGTTTATGCAGACAAATTTTGATTTTTTGGCAAAAAGTATCGGTATTTTTAGTCCCAACATGCACGAACAAAAAGAACTGTCAGCGGGGGAAGTTGGCTATGTGGTGACTGGCATTAAAGATCCTAAAGAAGTGCGGGTTGGTGACACGTTAACCGCTAAGAAGAACCCCACTGCTGAAGCTTTGCCTGGTTACCAAACGGCTAAGCAGATGGTCTATGCTGGACTTTATCCCAAGAACAATGATTTTCCAGCCTTAAAAGAGGCAATTACTAAGTTGAGTCTGAATGATACTTCATTTTCGTATACCGAAGAGCGGTCAGAGGCATTAGGTGTGGGTTTCCGCTGCGGCTTCTTAGGTGCCTTTCACTTGCAGATTATCCGAGAGCGGCTGCATGACGAATACGGCCTAGATGTCTTAACGACGGCACCTAACGTAACTTATTATGTTTATCTGAAAAATGGGCAAAAGATGCAGATCAATAATCCGGCCCAATTTCCGGCTTTTGGTTTAATTGACTATGTTGAGGAACCATTTGTCGAAGCAGAAATTACGGTTCCCAGCGATAATTTGAACGCAGTCTTAAAACTGATTGAGCAACATAAGGGCAGCCTGTTAGACATGGATAATAATGGCGAACTGATTCTGGTAACTAGTAAAATGCCGTTGTCGGAAGTGGCCTACCATTTCTTTTCGGAATTGAAGTCAGTTTCGCATGGCTATGCCAGCCTGAACACGGAGTTTTCGGATTATGAAGTAAGCGACCTGGTAAAAGTAGAAGTGGATATTAACTACGCACCGGTTGATTCACTAGCCTTTGTGGTGCACCGGCAGGACGCGCCACAGATGACGCAAAAGCTGGTGCGTGAATTAAAGATGACGGTACCGCGGCAGCTTTATCCAACACCGGTGCAGGCAATTGTTGAGGGCAAGGCCCTAGCCCGGGTCGACGTACCGCCACTGCGTAAGAATGCAGCAGTTTCAGGTGAAAAAAAGAGTATTTCGAAAAAGGCTTCCTTATTAAGACGGCAGAGCATGAATAAGCGGCGGGCAACACAAAATAATATCAAGTTGCCGCAGAGTGTGTTTAACGCAATTTTGGAACTATAA
- a CDS encoding type 1 glutamine amidotransferase, whose amino-acid sequence MADTTIKIAYLYEDLMNTYGDSGDVKILRFFLKKEGYTTQIDNVSLGDPFNAFDYDFVFFGGGQDFEQTVVAKDLPRHKETLTEYINAGHPMLGVCGGYQLVGTYYKTNSGITIKGLGILPFHTVFKADKRMIGNTHYTTQWGEVRAFENHSGQTYFDDQEMLQPLGDMIEGYGNNPQDKKEGLRYRNFIGTYSHGPLLRNINVAKAIMQMILEWHEKRVTA is encoded by the coding sequence ATGGCAGACACAACAATAAAAATCGCATATTTATACGAAGATTTGATGAACACCTACGGTGATTCCGGGGATGTCAAAATTTTACGTTTTTTCCTAAAAAAAGAGGGCTACACTACACAAATCGATAATGTTTCTCTGGGCGATCCCTTTAATGCTTTTGACTATGATTTTGTCTTTTTTGGCGGCGGGCAAGACTTTGAGCAAACCGTGGTTGCCAAAGATTTGCCGCGGCACAAAGAAACCCTGACAGAATACATCAATGCCGGCCACCCTATGCTCGGCGTCTGCGGCGGCTACCAGCTTGTCGGCACTTATTACAAAACCAATTCCGGTATCACGATCAAAGGCCTGGGTATTTTGCCTTTTCACACCGTCTTCAAGGCTGACAAACGAATGATTGGCAACACACATTACACGACGCAGTGGGGCGAGGTGCGCGCTTTTGAAAATCATTCGGGACAAACTTATTTTGATGATCAAGAAATGCTACAGCCCTTGGGTGACATGATTGAAGGCTACGGCAATAATCCGCAGGATAAAAAAGAAGGTCTGCGCTACCGCAATTTTATCGGCACCTATTCCCATGGGCCACTACTGCGCAATATCAATGTTGCCAAGGCAATCATGCAAATGATTTTGGAATGGCATGAAAAGCGGGTAACAGCGTAA
- a CDS encoding ASCH domain-containing protein, with protein sequence MTTEMGLNHEQLLLIKGHTKTIEIRLNDEKRRKLCVADTINFIDTETGETLAVKIKQLETFTTFAALFTKYKGAEVGSAPTDSLDKMVSDMYKIYSPEQEHKYGAMAITVAPI encoded by the coding sequence ATGACTACAGAAATGGGCCTGAATCACGAGCAATTATTATTGATCAAAGGTCATACCAAAACAATTGAAATCCGCTTAAATGATGAAAAACGGCGAAAGTTATGCGTCGCGGACACAATTAATTTTATTGATACAGAAACTGGTGAAACCCTTGCAGTTAAAATAAAGCAGCTGGAAACTTTCACTACTTTTGCTGCTCTTTTTACAAAATATAAGGGTGCAGAGGTCGGCAGTGCTCCGACTGACAGCCTGGACAAAATGGTTTCTGATATGTACAAAATATATTCTCCGGAACAAGAACACAAATACGGCGCTATGGCAATCACGGTTGCACCAATTTAA
- the glpK gene encoding glycerol kinase GlpK — protein sequence MTKKYIMAIDEGTTSTRAMIIDHQGKTVASSQKEFPQYFPQPGWVEHNAEEIWHNVQTTMATALIDSGIRPDQIAGIGITNQRETTVIWDKETGKPIYNAIVWQSRQTTPLAEKLIKQGYSDSIRAKTGLIIDPYFSATKIRWILDHVPGSQERAEKGELLFGTIDSWLVWKLTDGEVHVTDYTNASRTMLFNIHDLKWDQDILKLLNIPEKMLPQVKANSEVYGYTKPYNFFGGEIPLAGMAGDQQAALIGQLALKEGMVKNTYGTGSFIVMNTGEKPTTSNNNLLTTIAYGLDGKINYALEGSIFVAGSAIQWLRDSMKMIKTAPETEADAFASNSENEVYVVPAFTGLGAPYWDSEARGAIYGLTRGTNKNDFIKATLQSLAYQTRDVVDTMQIDSGIEIPTLRVDGGASNNNYLMQFQADILGTKIERAKVLETTAMGAAFLAGLAVGFWKDIDELKSISLIGQSFEAKMAKNEREKLYAGWKRAVKATQVYAHGE from the coding sequence ATGACTAAAAAATATATCATGGCAATTGATGAAGGAACTACCTCAACGCGTGCGATGATCATTGATCATCAAGGCAAAACCGTTGCTTCGTCGCAGAAAGAATTTCCGCAATATTTCCCGCAGCCAGGCTGGGTTGAGCATAATGCCGAAGAAATTTGGCACAATGTTCAGACAACGATGGCAACCGCATTAATTGATTCGGGAATTCGCCCTGACCAAATTGCTGGAATTGGTATTACAAATCAGCGGGAAACGACCGTTATTTGGGATAAGGAAACAGGGAAGCCAATCTATAACGCAATTGTTTGGCAGTCACGGCAGACAACGCCTCTAGCAGAAAAGTTAATCAAGCAAGGGTACAGTGATTCAATTCGGGCAAAAACCGGCTTGATTATTGATCCTTATTTTAGCGCAACCAAAATTCGCTGGATTCTTGATCATGTTCCGGGTAGTCAGGAGCGTGCTGAAAAAGGCGAACTGCTTTTTGGCACGATTGACAGCTGGCTAGTTTGGAAGCTGACTGATGGTGAGGTGCACGTGACGGATTATACCAATGCCTCACGGACAATGCTGTTTAACATTCACGATCTAAAATGGGACCAGGATATTTTAAAATTATTGAATATTCCGGAAAAAATGTTGCCCCAGGTAAAGGCAAATTCTGAAGTCTACGGCTATACCAAGCCTTACAATTTTTTTGGTGGCGAAATTCCGCTGGCCGGGATGGCCGGTGACCAGCAGGCAGCCTTGATTGGCCAGCTGGCTTTGAAGGAAGGCATGGTTAAAAATACCTATGGCACGGGTTCCTTTATCGTGATGAATACCGGTGAAAAGCCGACGACATCTAATAACAATCTGTTGACAACAATTGCTTACGGCCTGGACGGGAAGATTAATTATGCCCTTGAGGGTTCGATTTTTGTTGCCGGCAGCGCTATTCAGTGGCTGCGCGATTCAATGAAAATGATTAAAACGGCGCCCGAAACCGAAGCTGATGCTTTTGCATCAAACTCTGAAAATGAAGTTTATGTCGTACCAGCCTTTACCGGATTGGGTGCACCGTACTGGGATTCCGAAGCCCGGGGCGCAATTTATGGTCTTACACGGGGCACAAATAAGAATGATTTTATCAAGGCAACCCTGCAGTCGCTTGCTTACCAAACACGGGATGTTGTTGACACGATGCAGATTGATTCTGGCATTGAAATTCCTACATTGCGTGTTGACGGCGGTGCATCCAATAATAATTATTTGATGCAGTTTCAGGCAGATATCTTGGGTACCAAAATTGAACGAGCCAAAGTCTTGGAAACAACGGCGATGGGTGCGGCTTTTCTGGCTGGACTGGCAGTGGGCTTTTGGAAGGATATAGATGAGTTGAAAAGTATTTCACTGATCGGGCAGTCTTTTGAGGCCAAAATGGCTAAAAATGAGCGTGAAAAATTATACGCTGGCTGGAAGCGTGCTGTAAAGGCAACACAAGTTTATGCTCACGGGGAATAA
- a CDS encoding tyrosine-protein phosphatase — protein sequence MAHDRIVSLDGPLNFRDVGGYQNESGQTVKWNKIYRSDSLSSLSARDQVKLTKLRITVDCDLRSAYEKNASPDLLWPKAEYVDVPVYADSRDGNHSNKIYRFLHHIPDLKNNFIGQIYQETLLNSHSQEIFTKIFAQLLVLPENEALVYHCSAGKDRTGMVSALILLALGVSDDTIARDYLLTNKLYDFAASRQLPSNDEITQMVAKMNVTKGEGTAIRGITETIRAGWGDFDRFFVKELGFSQEDLAHLRQMYLK from the coding sequence ATGGCACATGATCGCATTGTCAGCCTAGATGGGCCGTTAAATTTTCGTGATGTTGGCGGTTACCAGAACGAGTCTGGGCAAACAGTAAAATGGAATAAGATTTACCGCTCAGATTCACTGAGTTCTTTGTCAGCAAGGGATCAAGTTAAATTGACCAAGCTGAGGATTACAGTAGATTGCGATTTGCGTTCGGCCTATGAAAAGAATGCTTCACCGGATTTGCTTTGGCCCAAGGCTGAGTATGTTGACGTTCCAGTTTATGCTGATAGCAGGGATGGCAACCACAGTAATAAAATTTACCGTTTTCTTCACCACATTCCTGATCTGAAAAATAATTTTATTGGGCAAATTTACCAGGAAACTTTGCTTAATTCGCATAGCCAGGAAATATTTACCAAAATTTTTGCTCAGCTGCTCGTTTTGCCTGAAAATGAGGCACTGGTCTATCATTGCAGTGCCGGCAAGGACCGGACAGGCATGGTATCAGCCCTAATTTTACTGGCGCTGGGTGTCAGCGATGATACGATTGCACGTGATTATTTATTGACCAATAAATTGTACGATTTTGCGGCTTCGCGGCAGCTGCCGAGTAACGATGAAATTACCCAGATGGTTGCAAAAATGAATGTCACCAAGGGTGAGGGAACTGCGATTCGTGGGATTACCGAGACCATTCGTGCCGGCTGGGGTGATTTTGACCGCTTTTTTGTTAAGGAATTGGGCTTTAGTCAAGAAGATTTAGCACATTTAAGGCAGATGTATTTGAAATGA
- a CDS encoding O-acetyl-ADP-ribose deacetylase yields the protein MTKITIIQADITKIKADAIVNAANKSLLGGLGVDGAIHQAAGPKLLEECRTLHGCATGQAKITKGYNLPAKYVIHTVGPVYSGIKQDNELLAACYHNCLELAKQRNLHSIVFPAISTGAYGFPAKAASRIAFETIKQWLTDNADYEMQVTMCAYDHQTARLFKDTLAAQNK from the coding sequence ATGACAAAAATAACAATTATTCAAGCTGACATCACCAAAATAAAGGCGGACGCAATTGTCAATGCGGCTAATAAGTCGCTGTTAGGCGGTTTAGGCGTTGATGGTGCAATTCACCAGGCAGCAGGACCAAAATTGTTAGAAGAGTGCCGCACACTTCACGGCTGTGCTACAGGTCAAGCTAAAATTACTAAGGGCTATAATTTGCCCGCTAAATATGTGATTCACACAGTGGGACCGGTTTATTCGGGAATAAAGCAGGATAATGAGCTGCTTGCTGCTTGTTACCATAATTGTTTGGAGTTAGCTAAGCAAAGAAATTTGCATAGTATTGTTTTTCCAGCAATTTCGACGGGTGCCTATGGTTTTCCGGCTAAGGCAGCCAGTCGAATCGCCTTTGAGACAATCAAGCAATGGTTAACTGATAATGCTGACTATGAAATGCAGGTTACCATGTGCGCCTACGACCATCAGACGGCGCGTCTTTTTAAAGATACACTTGCGGCGCAAAATAAATAG
- the cytX gene encoding putative hydroxymethylpyrimidine transporter CytX, producing MKNTKLSSLFLLWFGTAISIAEIVTGTLMAPLGWGKGITAVIIGHVIGCFLFLLPAAYLSAIQKKTAITVTGNIFGKTGVILFSLLNAIQLIGWTAVMIVTAQVALNSMTGKLFHFQNSVLMAIIVAALIIVWLLFNHDWLFKINNTVVILLTIGVIIIAWIFTTKHFPMAGTFRGHISFGSAVELNVTMALSWLPVIGDYTCQEKQPFKSSLVSVSGYFLGSSAMFILGLLTVVKTGQSNFTTALAQTNLGLVTLLIIIFSTVTTTFMDAYSAATSLDNILHRGHVNLLAILATIIGLVISLAVSLNYYQNFLNAIGAVFTPLFAILFVSIFIIKRNLGTIINFGWWLIGVIAYSFLQRLDFVWGTTFLLLLFLLIGLLVTSLFVQRQVK from the coding sequence ATGAAAAATACCAAATTAAGCAGTTTATTTCTTTTGTGGTTCGGCACGGCGATTTCCATTGCCGAAATTGTTACTGGAACCTTAATGGCGCCGCTGGGCTGGGGCAAGGGGATCACCGCAGTCATTATCGGACACGTAATTGGCTGCTTTTTATTTTTGCTGCCAGCTGCTTATCTGTCAGCTATTCAAAAAAAGACGGCCATTACCGTTACCGGAAATATTTTTGGTAAAACCGGGGTTATTTTGTTTTCACTGCTAAATGCAATTCAGCTAATCGGCTGGACGGCGGTAATGATCGTTACCGCGCAGGTTGCCCTCAACAGCATGACCGGCAAACTTTTTCATTTTCAAAACTCGGTTTTAATGGCAATTATTGTTGCAGCCTTAATCATTGTGTGGCTGCTTTTCAACCATGATTGGCTTTTCAAAATCAACAATACGGTTGTCATATTATTAACCATTGGGGTAATAATTATTGCCTGGATTTTTACAACTAAACACTTTCCTATGGCTGGGACCTTCAGAGGCCATATCAGCTTTGGTAGCGCCGTTGAACTAAACGTGACGATGGCGCTTTCTTGGCTGCCAGTAATCGGTGATTACACGTGTCAGGAAAAGCAGCCTTTCAAAAGCAGTTTGGTCAGTGTCAGCGGTTATTTTCTTGGCAGCAGTGCAATGTTTATTTTAGGTTTGCTAACAGTAGTTAAAACCGGGCAAAGTAACTTTACAACTGCCTTAGCACAAACTAATTTAGGACTAGTTACATTATTGATTATTATTTTTTCAACTGTCACCACGACTTTTATGGATGCTTATTCCGCAGCGACCAGCCTTGACAATATCCTGCACCGCGGGCACGTTAATCTGCTGGCCATTCTAGCAACGATTATTGGTCTAGTTATCTCGCTAGCCGTCTCCCTTAATTACTACCAAAATTTTCTAAATGCGATTGGTGCTGTCTTTACCCCGCTCTTTGCCATTCTTTTTGTCAGTATCTTCATTATTAAGCGGAATTTGGGAACAATTATCAATTTTGGCTGGTGGTTAATCGGGGTAATCGCGTACTCCTTTTTACAGCGGTTAGATTTTGTTTGGGGAACAACCTTCCTATTGCTACTCTTTCTATTGATTGGCCTGCTCGTTACCAGCCTCTTTGTTCAGCGGCAAGTGAAGTAG